One stretch of Ipomoea triloba cultivar NCNSP0323 chromosome 8, ASM357664v1 DNA includes these proteins:
- the LOC116027513 gene encoding type 2 DNA topoisomerase 6 subunit B-like translates to MEISSVQMLCKHLIFCAVQRCRLRDDPCRLSVKLTPSPLLSPPLVRISVSDTGIGSKLEEYQHLKYPNDLVLAGKWDGLISISTTGISDNEMHHLNLNIKESVSSKRLTRLPSTTKNGAKFSGTEVSISTSESVDHLLEDLTFFFKKMLILKIPMVAVELLVDYSIMPGSHIESCILAIECGSLPLTTESITCLRSGLEDYVLKHGNKLNSICQSCFLTGENLKVGTGIASCLGNMQNNRLVMEAVIIISELSELATPSCFREHEMETEIFFLRDFVPCTAPQSSLDALKGISWKSYGLTLRTIKDQGGCALLEWENLPPSVHIDIVIHYYDKQLKALDTQIGQIDRSLTRKAVKLALDDLKEKNQGVLLSRHAQKICNYAPDLAKTIARLILSSNDLNFQGECCSLLGLQPRDMKMEAVECSIRERIVSVIGKNDQKPQRSRREAAELLFERPDLMEDEYHQELEDEVYNSFDLE, encoded by the exons ATGGAGATCTCGTCCGTGCAAATGCTCTGTAAACAT TTAATTTTCTGCGCCGTTCAGAGGTGCCGTTTGAGAGATGATCCCTGCAGATTATCAGTTAAATTGACCCCTTCTCCACTGCTCAGTCCCCCTCTCGTTCGAATCTCAG TTTCTGATACTGGCATTGGAAGCAAACTGGAGGAGTACCAACATCTGAAGTACCCAAATGACCTCGTTTTGGCTGGTAAATGGG ATGGATTGATCTCTATTTCAACAACTG GCATTTCTGATAATGAGATGCACCACTTGAATCTCAACATTAAAGAATCTGTTTCTTCTAAGAGACTGACAAGGCTACCTTCAACCACAAAGAATGGTGCAAAATTCAG TGGGACTGAAGTATCAATATCAACATCTGAAAGTGTTGATCACTTATTGGAAGATTTAACCTTCTTTTTTAAGAAG ATGCTCATTTTAAAAATCCCT ATGGTTGCTGTTGAACTGTTGGTTGATTATAGTATCATGCCAGGATCGCATATTGAAAGTTGTATTCTGGCCATTGAGTGCGGTTCTTTACCTTTAACCACAGAAAGCATCACCTGCCTAAGATCAGGACTTGAGGATTATGTCCTTAAGCATGGGAATAAACTGAATAGTATTTGTCAGTCTTGCTTCTTGACTGG GGAAAATTTGAAGGTTGGCACTGGAATTGCTAGCTGCTTAGGAAACATGCAAAATAATAGACTGGTGATGGAAGCTGTGATTATTATCAGTGAACTGTCTGAGCTAGCAACTCCATCTTGCTTCAGGGAACATGAAATGGAAACAGAG ATCTTCTTCTTGAGGGACTTTGTACCCTGTACTGCTCCCCAATCATCACTGGATGCATTGAAAGGCATCAGTTGGAAAAGCTATGGATTGACTCTGAGGACCATTAAGGATCAAGGTGGTTGTGCATTGCTTGAATGGGAAAACTTGCCACCATCTGTCCACATCGATATTGTCATCCATTATTATGACAAAC AGTTGAAAGCACTGGATACACAGATCGGTCAAATTGATCGAAGTCTTACCAGAAAAGCTGTCAAGCTTGCTCTTGATGATTTGAAGGAAAAGAATCAAGGTGTTCTTCTCAGTAGACATGCACAGAAG ATATGCAATTATGCACCTGATCTTGCAAAAACAATCGCTCGCCTGATCTTATCCTCAAATGACCTAAACTTCCAAGGGGAATGCTGCTCTCTTCTGGGACTGCAGCCTCGGGATATGAAGATGGAAGCGGTTGAATGCTCCATCAGAGAGAGGATAGTTTCAGTGATTGGAAAAAATGACCAAAAGCCTCAGAGAAGTAGAAGAGAAGCTGCAGAGCTTCTTTTCGAAAGACCGGACTTGATGGAAGATGAATATCATCAGGAACTTGAGGATGAAGTCTACAATTCTTTCGACTTAGAGTAG